The DNA region AACCATGAGAAAGCATCTGCTGCTCCCCAGTAATCGGAAACAACACTTCTGTTACCTCTCGCTTACCACTGGGCAATCGATGCAGCTGAATCACCACATCCACAGTCTTGCGTAGGTATTCACTCACCCCTTGGGCTGGATTACCGGACAGCATCACGTTGGCAGGTATAGCTTCGTCCAAAGCCAGGTTAGGGCTGTTGGCATGCAGCGTGCACATAAAGCCCTTATGGCCTGAATTCAACAGTCGCAATACCGGAAAAGTATTAGCAATGGAGAGTTCTCCAGCTAAGATGATGTCCGGCCGCGAACGCATCAGGTGATCAATAACATGCGAATAACCAACGGCAGGCGTTGCTTCATTGCGGCTGACCACATAGTTGACTTGATTTTGGTGCGGAATTACCAGTTCTCTGGTGTCTTCCACAGACAGCACCCGTTTGTCATCGGGA from Pseudomonadota bacterium includes:
- a CDS encoding ATPase, T2SS/T4P/T4SS family, with translation PDDKRVLSVEDTRELVIPHQNQVNYVVSRNEATPAVGYSHVIDHLMRSRPDIILAGELSIANTFPVLRLLNSGHKGFMCTLHANSPNLALDEAIPANVMLSGNPAQGVSEYLRKTVDVVIQLHRLPSGKREVTEVLFPITGEQQMLSHGLQCEKHQDNR